One Thermodesulfobacteriota bacterium DNA segment encodes these proteins:
- a CDS encoding 4Fe-4S dicluster domain-containing protein, which produces MNTVVVHPERCVGCLQCAAACAVAHSRTKTLYGAVSEEPRTPPRIHVGPGPATFAFPNKCRHCDPAPCMAACMPRAIGRDAPTGAVLVDPSRCIQCGMCSMACPFGVIRYRADWRVPGRPSVAVKCDNCADRQRSGRVPACVETCLVRALEFGDPNELLREETRRLARQVSVGLRQGEEARKEPPVVALWRGLGERQAAVGP; this is translated from the coding sequence ATGAACACCGTCGTCGTCCACCCCGAGCGCTGCGTGGGCTGCCTCCAGTGCGCGGCGGCCTGCGCCGTGGCCCACTCCCGCACGAAGACCCTCTACGGCGCCGTCTCCGAGGAGCCCCGGACCCCGCCCCGCATCCACGTGGGGCCAGGGCCCGCCACCTTCGCCTTTCCCAACAAGTGCCGCCACTGCGACCCGGCGCCGTGCATGGCCGCGTGCATGCCCCGGGCCATCGGGCGCGACGCGCCCACCGGGGCCGTGCTCGTGGACCCCTCCCGGTGCATCCAGTGCGGCATGTGCTCCATGGCCTGCCCCTTCGGGGTCATCCGCTACCGGGCGGACTGGCGGGTTCCCGGCCGCCCGTCGGTGGCGGTCAAGTGCGACAACTGCGCCGACCGGCAAAGGTCGGGCCGCGTGCCCGCCTGCGTGGAGACCTGCCTCGTGAGGGCCCTGGAGTTCGGCGACCCCAACGAACTCCTCCGGGAGGAGACCCGGCGCCTGGCACGGCAGGTGAGCGTGGGGCTGAGGCAGGGCGAAGAGGCCCGGAAGGAGCCTCCCGTCGTGGCCCTCTGGCGGGGACTGGGGGAGCGGCAGGCCGCTGTCGGCCCGTAG
- a CDS encoding FAD-dependent oxidoreductase: protein MRYVVVGASAAGLAAAEGTLEVNPGAEVLLLSEEPHPPYCRPLLSYRLAGKIPDSLYPLPSKALERAEVRTGSRAVHLDAAARRLTLESGEALSYDRLCLATGAASKPLGLPGEEAANVIGFRTRADAEAVEEQISRGARRAVVLGAGLVGVKAAGALAARGVETLLCAASSDPLSQSADERAGALVARALEGEGVQVRFGHRPTALELRDGRAVAVRFDPPGSREPCDLVIRGKGVDPRSELLGRRGGIPADDQLRAPVPGVWVAGDAALTHDVAWGEPRANAIWPMAVEQGRLAGRNMAGAGETYPGSLAMNSVRVGGLHLVTAGIVRPPEGEGPYRVLRREDPARGTYRKVILRDGRLVGAVFAGEAEQAGLVIAAIRAGTRLEDLPFDPLAERFHWGAYAFAGCGSR from the coding sequence ATGCGTTACGTGGTCGTGGGGGCGAGCGCGGCCGGCCTGGCCGCGGCCGAAGGGACCCTGGAGGTGAACCCGGGGGCCGAGGTGCTCCTGCTTTCCGAAGAACCCCACCCGCCCTACTGCCGCCCTCTCCTCTCCTACCGGCTCGCGGGAAAGATCCCCGACTCCCTCTACCCTCTTCCGTCCAAAGCCCTGGAGCGCGCCGAGGTGCGCACCGGGTCCCGGGCCGTGCACCTCGACGCGGCCGCGCGGCGCCTGACCCTGGAGTCGGGGGAAGCGCTCTCCTACGACCGCCTCTGCCTCGCGACCGGGGCCGCCTCCAAGCCCCTGGGGCTCCCGGGGGAGGAGGCTGCCAACGTCATTGGCTTTCGCACCCGCGCCGACGCCGAGGCCGTGGAGGAGCAGATTTCCCGGGGGGCGCGCCGGGCGGTGGTCCTGGGCGCGGGGCTCGTGGGGGTCAAGGCGGCGGGCGCCCTGGCGGCCCGCGGGGTGGAGACGCTCCTGTGCGCCGCCTCGTCCGATCCCCTGTCCCAGTCCGCGGACGAGAGGGCCGGCGCCCTGGTGGCCCGGGCCCTCGAGGGCGAGGGCGTTCAGGTGCGCTTCGGGCACCGCCCGACCGCCCTGGAGTTAAGGGACGGCCGGGCCGTGGCGGTCCGCTTCGACCCGCCGGGTTCTCGGGAGCCCTGCGACCTGGTGATCCGGGGCAAGGGGGTGGACCCGCGCAGCGAGCTCCTGGGGCGACGGGGAGGAATTCCCGCCGATGACCAGCTTCGCGCGCCCGTGCCCGGCGTATGGGTGGCGGGAGACGCCGCCCTCACCCACGATGTGGCCTGGGGAGAGCCAAGGGCAAACGCCATCTGGCCGATGGCCGTGGAGCAGGGCCGCCTGGCGGGGCGCAACATGGCCGGTGCCGGAGAGACCTATCCGGGCTCCCTGGCCATGAACTCGGTGCGGGTGGGGGGTCTGCACCTGGTGACCGCGGGCATCGTTCGGCCTCCAGAAGGGGAAGGGCCCTACCGGGTCCTCCGGCGGGAGGACCCCGCCCGGGGCACCTACCGGAAGGTGATCCTGCGGGACGGCCGCCTGGTGGGCGCCGTGTTCGCCGGGGAGGCGGAGCAGGCGGGCCTGGTGATCGCCGCCATCCGGGCCGGCACGCGGCTCGAGGACCTGCCCTTCGACCCGCTGGCCGAGCGATTCCACTGGGGCGCGTATGCGTTTGCCGGTTGCGGAAGCAGGTAG